The proteins below come from a single Streptomyces sp. M92 genomic window:
- a CDS encoding Tat pathway signal sequence domain protein codes for MTGTGPVEPGEGTRARDAADAPRPPARPRGCLARRYADHRRAVLAGAATLAVLAGSGYLYASRPRQPAPPPPPYPVHVVDVAYLEAVPGAEPGAFSFAVLLSVRSGPPVSVTRLTQPYEGLSITSSPAAPFQTKSHSVRKIIVTLRVTECEKAPRNLGFPFLDVTLRNTRAIQAHSYILGSRYAQDLSEALQAACGNESR; via the coding sequence ATGACCGGCACCGGCCCCGTGGAGCCGGGCGAGGGCACCCGCGCCCGGGACGCCGCCGACGCTCCCCGGCCACCCGCCCGGCCGCGTGGGTGCCTGGCCCGGCGCTACGCCGACCACCGCCGGGCCGTCCTCGCCGGCGCCGCGACCCTCGCCGTACTGGCGGGCAGCGGCTACCTGTACGCGAGCCGGCCACGGCAGCCGGCCCCTCCCCCGCCGCCGTACCCGGTCCATGTGGTGGACGTCGCCTACCTTGAGGCGGTACCCGGCGCCGAGCCCGGCGCCTTCAGCTTCGCGGTACTGCTGAGCGTGCGGTCCGGCCCGCCCGTCAGCGTCACGCGCCTGACCCAGCCCTACGAGGGCCTGTCGATCACTTCGTCGCCCGCGGCACCTTTCCAGACAAAGTCGCATTCGGTCCGCAAGATCATTGTCACGCTGCGGGTGACGGAATGCGAAAAAGCACCCCGGAACCTCGGCTTCCCTTTCCTGGATGTAACGCTGCGTAATACGCGCGCAATCCAGGCCCACAGTTACATCCTCGGATCACGCTATGCGCAGGATCTCTCCGAGGCCCTTCAGGCCGCCTGCGGAAACGAATCCAGGTAA
- a CDS encoding branched-chain amino acid ABC transporter substrate-binding protein, with translation MRQRSLIAITAALAAGALTLTACGSRDDDGGSDSGNGGSGGGTTVVIGVDAPLTGDLSALGLGIKNSADLAAKTANKNKHVEGITFKVEALDDQGQPSVGQQNASQFVANDKVLGVVGPLNSSVGESMQQVFESGNMALVSPANTGPSLTQGPDWRTEKKRPFKTYFRTATTDAIQGPFAAQYVFNDFKKKKAFVIDDKKTYGAGLAGTFTDEFKKLGGQIVGTEHINPDTKDFSAVATKVKNSGADVVYYGGEYPQAGPLSKQIKGTGAKIPLVGGDGIYSADFIKLAGASGTGDLATSVGAPVEELPSAKEFVANYKAAGYKEPFEAYGGYSYDSAWAIIEAVKTVVEKNDGKLPDDARGQVVEAMQNVSFDGVTGKVSFDEFGDATNKQLTVYAVENGDWKAVKSGTYTG, from the coding sequence GTGCGTCAACGTTCGCTCATCGCCATCACCGCCGCTCTGGCGGCGGGAGCGCTCACCCTCACCGCCTGCGGCTCGCGCGACGACGACGGCGGCTCGGACTCCGGCAACGGCGGCAGCGGTGGAGGCACCACCGTCGTCATCGGCGTCGACGCCCCGCTGACCGGCGACCTGTCCGCGCTGGGCCTCGGCATCAAGAACTCGGCGGACCTCGCGGCCAAGACCGCCAACAAGAACAAGCACGTCGAGGGCATAACCTTCAAGGTCGAAGCCCTCGACGACCAGGGCCAGCCCTCCGTGGGCCAGCAGAACGCCAGCCAGTTCGTCGCCAACGACAAGGTCCTCGGCGTCGTCGGCCCGCTGAACTCCTCGGTCGGCGAGTCCATGCAGCAGGTCTTCGAGTCCGGCAACATGGCCCTGGTCTCCCCGGCCAACACCGGCCCCTCACTGACCCAGGGCCCGGACTGGCGCACCGAGAAGAAGCGCCCGTTCAAGACCTACTTCCGCACCGCGACCACCGACGCCATCCAGGGTCCGTTCGCCGCGCAGTACGTCTTCAACGACTTCAAGAAGAAGAAGGCCTTCGTCATCGACGACAAGAAGACCTACGGCGCGGGCCTCGCCGGAACCTTCACCGACGAGTTCAAGAAACTCGGCGGCCAGATCGTCGGCACCGAGCACATCAATCCGGACACCAAGGACTTCTCCGCGGTCGCCACCAAGGTCAAGAACTCGGGCGCCGACGTCGTCTACTACGGCGGCGAATACCCGCAGGCCGGCCCGCTCAGCAAGCAGATCAAGGGCACCGGCGCCAAGATTCCACTGGTCGGCGGCGACGGCATCTACAGCGCCGACTTCATCAAGCTCGCCGGCGCCAGCGGTACCGGCGACCTCGCCACCTCCGTCGGCGCGCCCGTCGAGGAACTGCCCTCCGCCAAGGAATTCGTCGCCAACTACAAGGCCGCGGGCTACAAGGAGCCCTTCGAGGCCTACGGCGGCTACTCCTACGACTCCGCCTGGGCCATCATCGAGGCCGTCAAGACGGTCGTCGAGAAGAACGACGGCAAGCTCCCCGACGACGCCCGGGGCCAGGTCGTCGAGGCCATGCAGAACGTCTCCTTCGACGGAGTGACCGGCAAGGTCTCCTTCGACGAGTTCGGTGACGCCACCAACAAGCAGCTGACCGTGTACGCCGTCGAGAACGGCGACTGGAAGGCCGTGAAGTCCGGCACCTACACCGGCTGA
- a CDS encoding branched-chain amino acid ABC transporter permease, with protein sequence MNELPQQLVNGLLLGSMYGLIAIGYTMVYGIVQLINFAHGEIFMTGAFGALTVYIYILPDGTSMLIALPLMILGAVIVSVTVAIGAERFAYRPLRGGPRLAPLITAIGLSLALQQAVWAWYPDAKSARTFPQIEGGPFHIGDITLQTGSIFLLIAAPVSMAFLGYFVMKTRTGRGMQATAQDPDTAKLMGINTDRIIVIAFALGAVFAAIGGVAYGLEYGHVDFKMGFILGLKAFTAAVLGGIGNIYGAMIGGVVLGITETLATAYIGDIPGLGQFGSQSWADVWAFILLILVLLFRPQGLLGERVADRA encoded by the coding sequence GTGAACGAACTGCCGCAGCAGCTGGTCAACGGCCTGCTACTGGGATCCATGTACGGGCTGATCGCCATTGGCTACACGATGGTCTACGGCATCGTCCAGCTCATCAACTTCGCCCACGGCGAGATCTTCATGACCGGCGCCTTCGGCGCGCTCACTGTCTACATCTACATCCTGCCCGACGGCACCTCCATGCTGATCGCCCTGCCCCTGATGATCCTCGGCGCAGTGATCGTCTCGGTGACCGTCGCCATCGGGGCTGAACGTTTCGCCTACCGCCCCCTGCGCGGCGGCCCCCGCCTCGCCCCGCTCATCACCGCCATCGGCCTCTCCCTCGCCCTCCAGCAGGCGGTCTGGGCCTGGTACCCCGACGCGAAGTCCGCCCGCACCTTCCCCCAGATCGAGGGCGGCCCCTTCCACATCGGCGACATCACCCTCCAGACCGGCAGCATCTTCCTGCTCATCGCCGCCCCCGTCAGCATGGCCTTCCTCGGCTACTTCGTCATGAAGACCCGCACCGGACGCGGCATGCAGGCCACCGCCCAGGACCCCGACACCGCCAAACTGATGGGCATCAACACCGACCGCATCATCGTGATCGCGTTCGCCCTCGGCGCCGTCTTCGCCGCCATCGGCGGAGTCGCCTACGGCCTCGAATACGGCCACGTCGACTTCAAAATGGGCTTCATCCTCGGACTGAAGGCCTTCACCGCGGCCGTACTCGGCGGCATCGGCAACATCTACGGCGCCATGATCGGCGGAGTCGTCCTCGGCATCACCGAAACCCTGGCCACCGCCTACATCGGCGACATCCCCGGCCTCGGCCAGTTCGGCAGCCAGTCCTGGGCAGACGTCTGGGCCTTCATCCTCCTCATCCTCGTACTGCTGTTCAGGCCACAGGGCCTGCTCGGCGAGCGCGTCGCGGACAGGGCGTGA
- a CDS encoding branched-chain amino acid ABC transporter permease, with the protein MTTQTTEKTPNTPATDAATGLIGIPPHLGRALATGGGLLTIVSTFLAWTWTTAFPGNLTVYGYPGGLQVLVLIGGALTTLLGLSSYGVKGLRWLTPAGADAALRFAALATFTTTWYTALAISLQLGGLVNLEPGAYIAAIVTLAALLGALALPFERPAPDPIDPDETGWELTKHRAGHAWQTIKAAFAADEPGPVRALPSYAEILIIVAVLTVCLTVFTYGIGTEYDELFVGFLITAGFGFAAAHKAGLIRQATQITARHQTITIWGAFVAAALFPFTQTDDQYATIGVYILIFATVALGLNIVVGLAGLLDLGYVAFLGVGAYAAALVSGSPSSPFGVHFPFWAAVLVGAAASLIFGVLIGAPTLRLRGDYLAIVTLGFGEIFRIAVLNMDGTSGPDITNGSNGISAVPDLNILGFDLGARHDILGVTIGRFANYFFLMLIITAVVVLVFRRSSDSRIGRAWVAIREDETAALAMGINGFRVKLIAFAVGAALAGLAGTVQAHVTYTVTPEQYLFAGTTPPNSAFLLAAVVLGGMGTIGGPLLGAALLFLIPNKLQFLGDYQLLAFGLALVLLMRFRPEGLIPNRRRQLEFHDTAEAPAVLGKTGA; encoded by the coding sequence ATGACCACACAAACCACCGAAAAGACCCCCAACACCCCCGCCACCGACGCGGCGACCGGCCTCATCGGCATCCCACCGCACCTCGGACGCGCCCTCGCCACCGGCGGCGGCCTCCTCACCATCGTCTCCACCTTCCTCGCCTGGACCTGGACCACCGCCTTCCCCGGCAACCTCACCGTCTACGGCTACCCAGGCGGCCTCCAAGTCCTCGTCCTCATCGGCGGCGCCCTCACCACCCTCCTCGGCCTCTCCTCCTACGGCGTCAAAGGCCTCCGCTGGCTCACCCCCGCCGGCGCCGACGCCGCACTCAGGTTCGCCGCACTCGCCACCTTCACGACCACCTGGTACACCGCCCTCGCCATCAGCCTCCAACTCGGCGGCCTGGTCAACCTCGAACCCGGCGCCTACATCGCGGCGATCGTCACCCTCGCAGCCCTCCTCGGCGCCCTCGCACTCCCCTTCGAGCGCCCCGCACCCGACCCCATCGACCCCGACGAGACAGGCTGGGAACTCACCAAGCACCGCGCCGGCCACGCCTGGCAAACCATCAAGGCCGCCTTCGCCGCCGACGAGCCCGGCCCCGTACGCGCCCTGCCCTCCTACGCCGAAATCCTCATCATCGTCGCGGTCCTCACCGTCTGCCTCACCGTCTTCACCTACGGCATCGGCACCGAGTACGACGAACTCTTCGTCGGCTTCCTGATCACGGCCGGATTCGGCTTCGCAGCCGCCCACAAAGCGGGCCTCATCCGCCAGGCCACCCAGATCACCGCACGGCACCAGACCATCACCATCTGGGGCGCCTTCGTCGCCGCGGCACTGTTCCCCTTCACCCAGACCGACGACCAGTACGCCACCATCGGCGTCTACATCCTGATCTTCGCCACCGTCGCCCTGGGCCTCAACATCGTCGTCGGCCTCGCCGGCCTCCTCGACCTCGGCTACGTCGCCTTCCTCGGCGTCGGCGCCTACGCCGCCGCCCTCGTCTCCGGCTCCCCCAGCTCCCCCTTCGGCGTCCACTTCCCCTTCTGGGCCGCCGTCCTGGTCGGCGCCGCCGCCTCACTGATCTTCGGCGTACTGATCGGCGCCCCGACCCTGCGGCTGCGCGGTGACTACCTCGCCATCGTGACCCTCGGCTTCGGAGAGATCTTCCGCATCGCCGTCCTCAACATGGACGGCACCTCCGGACCCGACATCACCAACGGCTCCAACGGCATCTCCGCCGTGCCGGACCTGAACATCCTCGGATTCGACCTCGGCGCCCGACACGACATCCTCGGTGTCACCATCGGCCGGTTCGCCAACTACTTCTTCCTGATGCTGATCATCACCGCCGTCGTCGTCCTCGTCTTCCGACGCAGCAGCGACTCACGCATCGGCCGAGCCTGGGTCGCCATCCGCGAGGACGAGACCGCCGCCCTCGCCATGGGCATCAACGGATTCCGCGTCAAACTGATCGCGTTCGCCGTCGGCGCCGCCCTCGCCGGCCTCGCCGGCACCGTCCAGGCACACGTCACCTACACCGTGACCCCCGAGCAGTACCTCTTCGCCGGCACCACCCCACCCAACTCAGCGTTCCTCCTCGCCGCCGTCGTCCTCGGCGGCATGGGCACCATCGGCGGACCCCTCCTCGGCGCCGCACTGCTCTTCCTCATCCCCAACAAGCTCCAGTTCCTCGGCGACTACCAGCTCCTCGCCTTCGGACTCGCGCTCGTCCTCCTCATGCGGTTCCGGCCCGAAGGCCTCATCCCCAACCGGCGCCGCCAACTGGAATTCCACGACACGGCCGAAGCGCCCGCAGTCCTCGGCAAGACAGGGGCCTGA
- a CDS encoding ABC transporter ATP-binding protein, whose product MTTDTTTKDTAPGTPAPGTTVLDARGVTMRFGGLTAVNNVDLTVNSGEIVGLIGPNGAGKTTFFNCLTGLYTPTEGEVRYKGQVLPAKSFKVTAAGIARTFQNIRLFANMTVLENVLVGRHTRTKEGFWSAVLRGPGFHKAEATSRERAMELLDFVGLAPKADHLARNLPYGEQRKLEIARALASEPGLLLLDEPTAGMNPQETRATEELVFAIRDQGIAVLVIEHDMRFIFNLCDRVAVLVQGEKLIEGDSATVQGDERVIAAYLGEPLANDPGAAEAAEVETAEAHAQADTTTDTAAGKENDR is encoded by the coding sequence ATGACCACCGACACCACCACCAAGGACACCGCCCCGGGCACCCCCGCCCCCGGCACCACCGTCCTCGACGCACGCGGCGTCACCATGCGCTTCGGCGGCCTCACCGCCGTCAACAACGTCGACCTCACCGTCAACAGCGGCGAGATCGTCGGCCTCATCGGCCCCAACGGCGCCGGCAAGACCACCTTCTTCAACTGCCTGACAGGCCTCTACACACCCACCGAAGGCGAAGTCCGCTACAAAGGCCAGGTACTACCCGCCAAATCCTTCAAGGTCACCGCCGCCGGCATCGCCCGAACCTTCCAGAACATCCGGCTCTTCGCCAACATGACAGTCCTGGAAAACGTCCTCGTCGGCCGCCACACCCGCACCAAAGAAGGCTTCTGGTCAGCCGTCCTGCGCGGCCCCGGCTTCCACAAAGCCGAAGCCACCTCCCGCGAACGCGCCATGGAACTCCTGGACTTCGTCGGCCTCGCCCCCAAGGCCGACCACCTCGCCCGCAACCTGCCCTACGGCGAACAGCGCAAGCTGGAAATCGCCCGCGCCCTCGCCAGCGAACCCGGCCTGCTCCTCCTGGACGAACCCACGGCAGGCATGAACCCCCAGGAGACCCGAGCCACCGAAGAACTCGTCTTCGCCATCCGCGACCAAGGCATCGCCGTCCTCGTCATCGAGCACGACATGCGCTTCATCTTCAACCTCTGCGACCGCGTCGCCGTCCTCGTCCAAGGCGAGAAACTCATCGAAGGCGACAGCGCCACCGTCCAGGGCGACGAACGCGTCATCGCCGCATACCTCGGCGAACCCCTCGCGAACGACCCCGGCGCCGCCGAAGCAGCCGAAGTGGAAACCGCCGAGGCCCACGCCCAGGCCGACACCACCACGGACACCGCGGCCGGCAAGGAGAACGACCGATGA
- a CDS encoding ABC transporter ATP-binding protein, producing MTALLEVEDLRVAYGKIEAVKGITFKVDAGEVVTLIGTNGAGKTTTLRTLSGLLKPVGGQIKFGGKSLKKTPAHQIVSLGLAHSPEGRHIFPRMTIEDNLRLGAFLRNDKPGIEKDIQRAYDLFPILGERRKQAAGTLSGGEQQMLAMGRALMSQPKLLMLDEPSMGLSPIMMQKIMQTIAELKSQGTTILLVEQNAQAALSLADHGHVMEVGNIVLSGSGQDLLHDESVRKAYLGED from the coding sequence ATGACCGCACTCCTCGAGGTCGAGGACCTCCGCGTCGCCTACGGCAAGATCGAAGCCGTCAAAGGCATCACCTTCAAGGTCGACGCCGGCGAAGTCGTCACCCTCATCGGCACCAACGGCGCCGGCAAGACCACCACCCTGCGCACCCTCTCCGGCCTCCTCAAGCCGGTCGGCGGACAGATCAAGTTCGGCGGCAAGTCGCTCAAGAAGACCCCCGCCCACCAGATCGTCTCCCTCGGACTCGCCCACTCCCCCGAGGGCCGGCACATCTTCCCCCGCATGACCATCGAGGACAACCTCCGCCTCGGCGCCTTCCTCCGCAACGACAAACCCGGCATCGAGAAGGACATCCAACGCGCCTACGACCTCTTCCCCATCCTCGGCGAACGCCGCAAGCAAGCCGCCGGCACCCTCTCCGGCGGCGAACAGCAAATGCTCGCCATGGGCCGCGCCCTGATGTCCCAGCCGAAGCTCCTCATGCTCGACGAACCCTCCATGGGCCTCTCCCCGATCATGATGCAGAAGATCATGCAGACCATCGCCGAACTGAAGTCCCAGGGCACCACCATCCTGCTCGTCGAGCAGAACGCCCAAGCCGCCCTCTCCCTCGCCGACCACGGCCACGTCATGGAAGTCGGCAACATCGTCCTCTCCGGCAGCGGACAGGACCTCCTGCACGACGAGTCCGTCCGCAAGGCCTACCTCGGCGAGGACTGA
- a CDS encoding ANTAR domain-containing response regulator translates to MTAPESPQPADVNDDDKSHVPPLTTRVVIAEDEALIRLDLKEMLEEEGYSVVGEAGDGEEAVELAREHKPDLVILDVKMPKLDGISAAEKIAEESIAPVLMLTAFSQRDLVERARDAGAMAYLVKPFSKSDVVPAIEMAVSRFTELKTLEKEVADLSQRLETRKLVDRAKSVLQTEYGLTEPAAFRWIQKTSMDRRMSMQQVAEAVIQDAEEKKASKG, encoded by the coding sequence AGTCGCACGTGCCTCCGCTGACGACCCGTGTCGTCATCGCCGAGGACGAGGCGCTCATCCGGCTGGATCTCAAAGAGATGCTGGAGGAGGAGGGCTACTCCGTGGTCGGCGAGGCCGGTGACGGTGAGGAGGCCGTGGAGTTGGCCCGTGAGCACAAGCCGGACCTGGTGATCCTGGACGTGAAGATGCCGAAGCTGGACGGCATCTCCGCGGCGGAGAAGATCGCCGAGGAGAGCATCGCGCCGGTGCTGATGCTGACGGCGTTTTCTCAGCGCGACCTGGTGGAGCGGGCGCGGGACGCCGGTGCGATGGCGTATCTCGTGAAGCCGTTCAGCAAGAGTGATGTCGTCCCGGCGATCGAGATGGCCGTCTCGCGGTTCACGGAGCTGAAGACGCTGGAGAAGGAGGTCGCCGACCTCAGCCAGCGGCTGGAGACGCGGAAGCTGGTGGACCGGGCGAAGTCGGTGTTGCAGACGGAGTACGGGCTGACGGAGCCGGCGGCGTTCCGGTGGATCCAGAAGACGTCGATGGATCGGCGGATGTCGATGCAGCAGGTTGCCGAGGCGGTCATTCAGGACGCCGAGGAGAAGAAGGCGTCGAAGGGCTGA